A window of Citrus sinensis cultivar Valencia sweet orange chromosome 7, DVS_A1.0, whole genome shotgun sequence contains these coding sequences:
- the LOC102612910 gene encoding salicylic acid-binding protein 2-like yields the protein MEEVVGMEEKHFVLVHGVNHGAWCWYKLKAMLVAGGHRVTTVDLAASGINMERIEDVHTFQAYSEPLMEILASLPAEEKVILVGHSLGGVTLALAADKFPHKISVAVFVTAFMPDTTHRPSFVLEQYSEKMGKEDGSWLDTQFSQCDESNPSHISMLFGREFLTIKIYQLCPPEDLELAKMLVRPGSMFIDNLSKESKFSNEGYGSVKRVYLVCEEDIGLPKQFQHWMIQNYPVNEVMEIKGGDHMAMLSEPQKLCDCLSQISLKYA from the exons atggaagaagTAGTAGGCATGGAAGAGAAGCATTTTGTTCTAGTTCATGGAGTAAACCATGGAGCATGGTGTTGGTACAAACTGAAAGCAATGCTGGTGGCGGGGGGTCACAGGGTGACGACGGTGGACCTAGCCGCCTCGGGCATCAACATGGAGAGAATTGAGGATGTGCACACATTCCAGGCATACAGTGAGCCCTTGATGGAGATTTTGGCATCACTTCCTGCCGAAGAAAAGGTCATACTTGTCGGACACAGCCTTGGGGGCGTCACTTTGGCCCTTGCCGCTGACAAATTCCCACACAAAATCTCCGTGGCTGTTTTCGTAACTGCATTCATGCCTGACACCACACACCGCCCATCTTTTGTTTTGGAGCAG TATTCTGAGAAGATGGGAAAAGAGGACGGCAGCTGGTTGGACACTCAATTTTCACAATGTGACGAGTCAAATCCATCTCACATTTCCATGCTTTTCGGCCGCGAGTTCTTGACTATCAAGATCTATCAGCTTTGTCCTCCTGAG GATCTGGAGCTGGCCAAGATGTTGGTGAGGCCAGGATCAATGTTTATAGACAACTTATCGAAGGAAAGTAAGTTCAGCAATGAAGGATACGGATCTGTTAAGCGAGTTTATCTTGTATGCGAAGAGGATATTGGTCTCCCTAAGCAATTTCAGCACTGGATGATCCAAAACTATCCCGTTAATGAGGTGATGGAGATCAAGGGCGGTGATCACATGGCAATGCTTTCCGAGCCACAGAAACTTTGCGATTGTCTGTCTCAGATTTCTCTTAAGTatgcataa
- the LOC107178665 gene encoding methylesterase 10, with protein MEERKHFVLVHGSCLGAWCWYKVVTLLKLAGHHVSAIDLGASGVNSKRLDDEIASISDYLQPLMEFMACLPQEKKVILVGHSYSGLCISLAMENFHEKISVAVFISAYMPHYKSPPAALIQEYFNRTPVESLLDCQFTFNKGLENPPTSALFGPEYMKTVLCKRCQLEDLELTKMLVRPTGFFVEDLSKESLLTKEKFGSVDRVYVICKEDEVMKEDFQRAMIEDYHPKQVVSISAAGHMVMLSKPEELCQILLEDIAHK; from the exons ATGGAGGAGAGGAAGCATTTTGTGTTAGTTCATGGATCTTGCCTTGGAGCCTGGTGTTGGTACAAAGTCGTGACCCTTCTGAAACTTGCCGGTCACCATGTGAGTGCTATAGACCTTGGAGCTTCTGGGGTCAATAGCAAGCGGCTCGATGATGAAATTGCTTCCATTTCAGATTATTTGCAGCCGCTGATGGAGTTCATGGCCTGTTTACCACAAGAAAAAAAGGTGATTTTGGTTGGTCACAGCTACAGCGGCCTCTGTATTTCTCTTGCCATGGAAAATTTTCATGAGAAAATATCGGTTGCAGTGTTTATCTCCGCATATATGCCTCACTACAAGTCTCCACCAGCAGCTCTCATACaagaa TATTTTAACAGGACCCCAGTGGAGTCTTTACTGGATTGCCAATTTACATTCAACAAAGGCCTGGAAAATCCGCCAACTTCAGCTCTCTTTGGACCAGAGTACATGAAGACCGTGCTTTGCAAGCGCTGCCAGTTAGAG GATTTGGAACTGACCAAAATGTTGGTCAGACCAACGGGGTTTTTCGTGGAAGATTTGTCCAAAGAATCTCTGttgacaaaagaaaagttCGGGTCGGTGGATCGAGTTTATGTCATCTGCAAAGAAGATGAAGTGATGAAAGAGGACTTCCAGCGAGCGATGATCGAGGATTACCATCCTAAACAAGTTGTGTCAATTTCTGCAGCTGGCCATATGGTCATGCTTTCAAAGCCTGAAGAGCTTTGCCAAATTCTACTAGAAGACATTGCTCACAAATAA